Proteins co-encoded in one Nicotiana sylvestris chromosome 7, ASM39365v2, whole genome shotgun sequence genomic window:
- the LOC138873673 gene encoding uncharacterized mitochondrial protein AtMg00860-like: MSVKIKEEITKQLTAKVIRVTRYPTWLANVVLVPKKDGLEEVFQRLRRYNLKLNPAKCAFGVPSGKLLGFIVSRRGIELDPSKIKAIQELTLPKKKTEVMSLFGRLNYISRFIAQLTTTCEPIFKLLKKNVAVKWTDECQEAFYKIKRYLSNPPVLVPPDPKIPLILYLTIFG; this comes from the exons atgagtgtgaagatcaaagaagaaatcacaaagcagcttactgcaaaggtcattcgggtcactcgatatcccacttggttagccaatgttgtgctagtaccaaagaaggatg GACTTGAGGAAgttttccaaaggctccgcaggtacaacctcaagctcaatccagcaaagtgtgcatttggtgtcccgTCGGGGAagctgctgggattcatagttagtAGACGCGGTATTGAgttagatccgtcaaagatcaaagccattcaagagttaACGCTGCCAAAGAAAAAAACAGAGGTGATGAGCCTGtttggaaggttaaattacatcagcaggtttattgctcagctcacgacaacctgtgagcccatctttaagctgctgaagaaaaatgttgcagtcaagtggactgacgagtgtcaagaagcattttaTAAGATTAAgaggtacttgtcaaacccacctgtgctggtcccACCAGATCCTAAAAtacctttaattctctatttgacaatctttggataa